The Quercus robur chromosome 7, dhQueRobu3.1, whole genome shotgun sequence genome has a segment encoding these proteins:
- the LOC126692083 gene encoding serine/threonine-protein kinase D6PKL1-like produces the protein MGSFSGTCEIVEASEELNLGGQHSRSYNDKDRKFPMLRLGRKDSIEGDINQLFEAISLKPLSKDLRLSQDGTSPLNKSALKRPITVGMSNSPRFGNSEPVSLKQALRELCISKASEMAAMKRLSKSTGSPGVSEAGRIKTLYNAVVVEASESGLSLAEGKRSLVKISLVPEESKSNSFGKMPEHCQMPNMKSPSQSSHSSPRFTAAKTQNNAGNIQNEIVSTSRIVGDHTPKVELAQKEKHASAPSPSSSSTAGNISELVEKVPASMKLANKAAAPKPGRKGRMQAVPSSSSVVGGRASKLSRNTPRSVKSVVRNKTSVKKKLKQNSSSAACTSTAYDKVNNDLDSSKGQLVCERCHCTLKNESNEFKQDPLMSHSAGPTIEVSPNNVHSGASKPGIASNSISKSRAVVIKAKKNTKSKEKGEFSQSSKSSQGEYSSSTSISDESNVSGSSCGNRPHMSKDVRWEAIRHARMQQGVLGLSHFNLLKKLGCGDIGTVYLAELIGTNCLFAIKVMDNEFLARRNKMPRAQTEREILRMLDHPFLPTLYTQFTADNLSCLVMEYCPGGDLHVLRQKQFGRSFPEAAARFYVAEVLLALEYLHMLGVVYRDLKPENILVREDGHIMLTDFDLSLRCTVSPTLLKSSSSSSTADPVRISGPCTDSRCAEPFCIEPSCQVPCFSPRFLPAAAKTRKLKVDPAVKVRSLPQLVAEPTDARSNSFVGTHEYLAPEIIKGEGHGAAVDWWTFGVFLYELLYGRTPFKSGNNNNDETLANVVLQSLKFPDSPLVSFQARDLIRGLLVKEPENRLGSMKGAAEIKQHPFFEGLNWALIRCTIPPELPDLCDFGFATPASQETSNKYLECKATGEHLEFELF, from the exons ATGGGTTCGTTTTCTGGTACTTGTGAAATTGTTGAAGCAAGTGAGGAGCTGAATCTAGGTGGTCAACATTCTAGGTCATATAATGACAAAGATCGGAAATTTCCTATGCTCAGACTTGGACGTAAGGATTCCATAGAAGGTGATATTAATCAACTTTTTGAGGCAATTAGTCTTAAACCTTTGTCCAAGGACTTGCGTCTTTCACAAGATGGAACAAGCCCTTTAAACAAAAGTGCCTTGAAAAGGCCAATTACAGTCGGTATGTCTAATTCACCAAGATTTGGGAATTCAGAACCTGTATCGCTGAAACAGGCATTAAGGGAGCTATGCATTTCCAAGGCATCAGAAATGGCTGCTATGAAACGGTTATCAAAGTCAACTGGTTCTCCAGGAGTCTCAGAAGCTGGAAGGATAAAGACATTGTACAATGCAGTTGTGGTTGAAGCTAGTGAATCTGGCCTATCCTTAGCTGAAGGTAAACGGAGTCTGGTCAAAATATCACTGGTGCCAGAAGAAAGCAAATCAAATTCTTTTGGGAAGATGCCTGAGCATTGTCAAATGCCCAACATGAAGTCACCAAGTCAAAGTTCTCATTCCTCTCCTCGATTTACTGctgcaaaaacacaaaataatgcTGGTAATATACAAAATGAGATTGTTTCTACATCAAGGATAGTTGGGGATCATACACCAAAGGTAGAGCTTGCACAGAAAGAGAAGCATGCATCTGCACCTTCTCCATCTTCTTCTAGTACTGCTGGCAACATATCAGAGCTGGTTGAAAAAGTTCCTGCCTCAATGAAGTTAGCAAATAAAGCAGCGGCACCTAAGCCTGGGCGGAAAGGCAGGATGCAAGCCGTACCTTCTTCTAGTTCAGTTGTTGGTGGTAGGGCGAGCAAGTTATCCAGGAATACCCCCCGCTCTGTCAAATCAGTTGTTAGGAACAAGACTTCTGTCAAGAAGAAACTAAAGCAGAATTCAAGCTCTGCTGCCTGCACTTCTACTGCATATGACAAAGTTAATAATGACTTGGATTCTAGTAAAGGTCAACTGGTTTGTGAGAGATGCCACTGTACTTTGAAGAATGAAAGTAATGAGTTCAAACAAGATCCTCTAATGTCCCACTCAGCCGGTCCAACCATTGAAGTAAGCCCAAATAATGTCCACTCTGGAGCAAGCAAGCCAGGCATCGCCTCAAACAGCATTAGTAAAAGCAGAGCTGTCGTTATCAAAgcaaaaaagaacacaaaatcaaaagagAAGGGGGAATTTTCCCAAAGTTCAAAAAGTAGTCAAGGTGAGTATAGTAGTAGCACAAGTATCAGTGATGAGAGCAATGTGAGTGGGTCTAGTTGTGGTAACAGGCCTCACATGTCAAAGGATGTGAGGTGGGAAGCCATCCGTCATGCACGAATGCAGCAGGGAGTCCTGGGTTTGAGTCACTTCAATCTTTTAAAGAAGCTTGGTTGTGGTGACATTGGAACTGTATATCTTGCTGAGCTGATTGGTACAAATTGCCTATTTGCTATAAAGGTCATGGACAATGAATTTTTGGCTAGAAGGAATAAGATGCCAAGGGCTCAAACTGAAAGAGAAATATTGAGAATGCTGGATCATCCATTTCTCCCAACGCTATATACCCAATTCACAGCAGATAATTTATCATGCTTAGTTATGGAGTATTGTCCAGGTGGAGATCTTCATGTCCTACGGCAGAAGCAGTTTGGCAGGAGTTTTCCTGAAGCAGCAGCTAG GTTTTATGTTGCTGAAGTCCTCCTTGCTTTGGAGTACTTGCACATGCTTGGAGTTGTGTACCGGGATTTAAAACCAGAGAACATTCTTGTTAGGGAAGATGGTCACATTATGCTCACAGACTTTGACCTCTCACTCAGATGTACTGTGAGTCCAACTCTCTTgaaatcatcttcatcttcatctactGCAGATCCTGTAAGGATATCCGGCCCATGTACAGATTCCAGATGTGCTGAACCTTTCTGCATTGAACCATCCTGTCAAGTCCCCTGCTTCAGCCCTAGGTTTCTACCTGCTGCTGCAAAAACAAGGAAGTTAAAAGTTGACCCTGCAGTCAAGGTCAGATCGTTGCCACAGCTTGTGGCTGAGCCCACTGATGCACGATCCAATTCCTTTGTTGGTACCCATGAATATCTGGCTCCTGAGATAATTAAAGGAGAGGGTCACGGAGCTGCAGTTGATTGGTGGACGTTTGGTGTCTTTCTTTATGAGCTTCTATATGGTAGAACACCATTTAAAAgtggtaataataataatgacgaAACTTTAGCTAATGTAGTGTTGCAGAGTCTCAAATTCCCTGACAGCCCACTCGTCAGTTTCCAGGCAAGAGATCTCATCAGAGGGTTGTTGGTAAAGGAGCCAGAGAATCGGTTAGGATCCATGAAAGGGGCGGCTGAGATTAAGCAGCACCCCTTCTTTGAAGGCCTGAATTGGGCATTGATACGTTGCACCATTCCACCAGAGCTACCTGACCTTTGTGATTTTGGATTTGCAACCCCGGCTTCCCAGGAAACATCAAATAAGTATTTGGAATGTAAAGCTACAGGAGAGCACCTGGAGTTTGAATTGTTTTAG